Proteins encoded together in one Maribacter dokdonensis DSW-8 window:
- the bshC gene encoding bacillithiol biosynthesis cysteine-adding enzyme BshC, with the protein MDIDCLPLVKTGYFSKLICDYVAADTKLKPLYNRFPNIDGFKGQIEEKGKQFTQSQRSVLFSSLIEQYKGINVSKQTNVNIELLKEKNTFTVVTGHQLNLFTGPLYFLYKIISTINLTKELKKEFPDQNFVPIYWMATEDHDFDEINYFNFKGLKFQWNKEASGAVGHLPTEGLEEVFALYSKTIGDSKNAQVLKELFESAYLKNDTLTDATRFLANEIFKDYGLVIVDGDDVELKKLLVPYMKKDIFEQTAFKKVSETIEEITQISSDYPVQVNPREINYFYLKDGIRERLVESKGKYAVNDTAITFTNEELVSEMENFPERFSPNVIARPLYQEVILPNLCYIGGGGEIAYWLELKASFDAMQVTFPILLVRNSALIITEKHADKLERMNISKSDVFLSQNSLINKKIREISNIDIDFAPQKKLLEEQFKEMYALAEKTDKSFLGAVKAQEVKQKKGLDALEKRLLQAQKRKLKDHVVRMTELQNEIFPNQSLQERQLNFSEFYLAYGEALLPMLFKALEPLSLNFTVITQK; encoded by the coding sequence ATGGATATTGACTGTTTGCCCTTAGTAAAAACGGGCTATTTTTCGAAATTAATTTGCGATTATGTTGCCGCAGATACTAAGCTTAAACCATTGTATAATCGTTTTCCGAATATAGATGGGTTCAAAGGGCAAATAGAAGAAAAGGGTAAACAATTTACCCAATCGCAAAGAAGTGTATTGTTTAGCTCGTTGATAGAACAGTATAAAGGAATCAACGTTTCTAAGCAAACCAATGTTAATATTGAGCTTTTAAAGGAGAAAAATACATTTACGGTAGTTACTGGCCACCAGTTGAATTTATTTACAGGTCCGCTTTACTTTCTTTATAAGATTATTTCTACCATAAACCTTACCAAAGAATTAAAAAAAGAATTTCCGGATCAAAACTTTGTACCGATCTATTGGATGGCCACTGAGGATCATGATTTCGATGAAATCAATTATTTTAATTTCAAAGGACTAAAATTTCAGTGGAACAAAGAGGCTTCTGGAGCTGTAGGTCATTTGCCTACGGAAGGATTGGAAGAGGTTTTTGCCCTTTATTCTAAAACTATTGGTGATAGTAAAAATGCCCAAGTATTAAAAGAATTATTTGAAAGTGCCTATTTAAAGAATGATACCCTGACCGATGCAACTCGCTTTTTAGCGAACGAAATTTTTAAAGACTACGGTTTGGTAATTGTTGATGGTGATGATGTTGAGTTGAAGAAATTGCTTGTACCATACATGAAAAAAGATATTTTTGAGCAAACAGCTTTTAAGAAAGTATCTGAAACTATAGAGGAAATTACCCAAATATCTTCTGATTACCCTGTACAAGTAAACCCACGTGAAATCAATTATTTCTATTTAAAAGATGGTATTAGGGAAAGGCTAGTGGAAAGTAAGGGAAAATATGCCGTTAATGATACTGCCATAACTTTTACGAATGAGGAGTTGGTGAGTGAAATGGAAAATTTTCCAGAAAGATTTTCTCCCAATGTTATTGCCAGGCCTTTATACCAAGAGGTTATTTTACCCAACCTTTGTTATATAGGCGGCGGCGGAGAAATTGCATATTGGTTAGAATTGAAGGCTTCATTTGACGCCATGCAAGTAACGTTTCCTATTTTATTGGTCAGAAATTCAGCTTTGATCATTACCGAGAAACACGCCGATAAATTAGAGCGAATGAATATTTCCAAGTCAGATGTATTCTTGAGCCAGAATAGCTTGATCAATAAAAAAATTCGTGAAATCTCTAATATTGATATTGATTTTGCTCCACAGAAAAAATTGTTGGAAGAGCAATTTAAAGAAATGTATGCGCTTGCAGAAAAAACAGATAAGTCGTTTTTAGGCGCGGTAAAGGCTCAAGAGGTAAAACAGAAAAAAGGCTTGGATGCCTTGGAAAAAAGGTTGCTCCAAGCGCAAAAAAGAAAATTGAAAGACCATGTAGTTCGCATGACCGAACTGCAGAATGAAATTTTTCCGAATCAATCTTTACAAGAAAGACAATTAAATTTTTCTGAGTTTTATTTAGCATATGGTGAAGCATTGTTACCAATGCTATTTAAGGCGTTAGAACCTTTGAGTTTAAATTTTACGGTCATCACCCAAAAGTAA
- a CDS encoding glycosyltransferase family 39 protein produces the protein MGKGKALHKINVLAILSFIAITAITFFKSALELEDAEQAYYSQWLRWGYDDQPPFYTWLQYGFNTVFGVGKLAFSLLRAVLFAGTLLLLYRFSGLRIKEADTSKLAVLALVLIPVYIDFTFRRLSHTSLLCLCVVASYYSIQLLLARKSILNYLLLGLVLGVGIMSKYNYAFFLVTFAMVTLWDKELRAIVFNPKILLSVLVSVLLVGPHVYWLLGPDEYQSFLTSSIEEKIGKEQAQSGFSMLPFIVYLKGLFALMFPVIAIISIGYFSKNLSFNKLGINWFFKMLITQLLVLGLFFLIFQSQKVETRWLLPLFIPFVVLLLEIVDLKNSKKLVTVGYWVFILVIGIQTIRTPIEKVMKIPSSVHFGFEPVASKLSKNYNTYHWVLPNVTYAGNVRLLHPEQTILSADDYSLTALELQHEGEVEITIGPSVEKQTTPVDSLIGFGKEKENLYFYIN, from the coding sequence ATGGGTAAAGGCAAAGCGCTACATAAGATAAACGTACTTGCTATATTATCCTTTATTGCCATTACGGCAATTACTTTTTTCAAAAGTGCGTTAGAATTAGAAGACGCGGAGCAGGCTTATTATTCTCAGTGGTTACGTTGGGGTTATGATGATCAGCCACCCTTTTATACGTGGTTACAGTATGGTTTTAATACTGTTTTTGGTGTGGGCAAATTGGCATTCTCTTTACTTAGGGCTGTCTTGTTTGCAGGAACATTGTTATTACTTTACAGATTTTCAGGATTACGTATTAAGGAGGCGGATACATCTAAATTGGCTGTTCTGGCATTGGTTTTAATACCTGTATATATAGATTTTACTTTTCGTAGACTCTCGCATACAAGTTTACTTTGTTTATGTGTAGTTGCCTCTTATTATAGTATACAGCTATTGTTAGCGCGTAAATCTATTTTAAATTATCTTTTGCTTGGATTGGTTTTAGGTGTAGGTATAATGTCTAAATACAATTATGCATTCTTTCTGGTGACTTTTGCCATGGTCACTTTGTGGGATAAAGAATTGAGAGCTATCGTTTTCAACCCAAAAATACTATTGTCGGTTTTAGTGTCCGTTCTATTGGTTGGTCCTCATGTATATTGGTTATTGGGTCCAGATGAATATCAATCTTTTCTAACCTCTAGTATAGAAGAAAAAATAGGAAAAGAACAAGCTCAATCGGGTTTTTCAATGCTACCCTTTATTGTCTATTTAAAAGGCTTGTTTGCTTTGATGTTTCCTGTTATCGCCATAATCAGTATAGGCTACTTCTCTAAAAATTTAAGTTTTAATAAACTTGGAATCAATTGGTTTTTTAAAATGTTAATTACGCAATTACTGGTATTGGGTTTGTTTTTTCTCATTTTTCAAAGTCAGAAAGTGGAGACCAGATGGTTGCTGCCACTTTTTATTCCTTTTGTAGTTCTACTGCTGGAAATTGTTGATTTAAAGAATAGTAAGAAATTAGTTACTGTTGGGTATTGGGTTTTTATATTGGTTATAGGTATACAAACCATAAGAACACCAATAGAAAAGGTGATGAAAATACCTTCATCTGTACATTTTGGTTTTGAGCCAGTTGCCAGTAAGTTGAGCAAGAATTATAATACTTATCATTGGGTGCTACCTAATGTTACTTATGCCGGTAATGTGCGTTTACTACATCCAGAGCAAACCATACTTTCTGCAGATGATTATTCGTTAACCGCATTGGAATTGCAGCATGAGGGGGAAGTTGAAATAACGATCGGCCCATCTGTGGAAAAACAGACCACACCTGTAGATAGTCTCATTGGTTTTGGGAAAGAAAAAGAAAATCTATATTTCTATATCAATTAA
- a CDS encoding pyridoxamine 5'-phosphate oxidase family protein: MTGSFFEELCIEIKKSVIERGHPFRFITMATTGNESIARLRTVVLREVTENLRLTIYTDSRTQKINHIHVNNQVSLLLYHPEKMMQLKVEGTAEIVTNTERLKSTWQNIQPNSRKDYITETSPGRAIKNPDHVEYVEDKNHFTIIDIFPTKIEYLKLKRPNHIRALFSKTDDMWKGEFLVP; encoded by the coding sequence ATGACAGGTTCATTTTTTGAAGAGTTATGTATTGAGATCAAAAAAAGTGTAATTGAAAGAGGGCACCCATTTAGATTCATTACAATGGCAACTACCGGCAATGAATCTATTGCAAGACTGCGTACCGTAGTACTACGTGAGGTGACCGAAAATTTACGTTTAACTATTTATACCGATAGCCGAACCCAAAAAATAAATCATATTCATGTAAATAACCAAGTTAGTTTGCTTTTATACCATCCTGAAAAAATGATGCAGTTAAAAGTTGAAGGTACTGCTGAAATAGTAACAAATACCGAAAGATTAAAATCAACTTGGCAAAATATTCAGCCCAATAGCAGAAAAGATTACATCACAGAAACTAGCCCGGGCAGAGCAATTAAGAATCCTGACCATGTGGAATATGTAGAAGACAAAAACCATTTCACCATAATCGATATTTTTCCAACTAAAATTGAATATCTAAAACTTAAAAGACCTAACCATATTAGGGCTCTTTTCTCAAAGACCGATGACATGTGGAAGGGGGAATTCCTAGTTCCTTAA
- a CDS encoding SIMPL domain-containing protein, with protein MKHISAIIFGAAIVIAAYFLGNAYIQRANPPQMISVTGLGNENFTSDLIVWEGQFSTNSTVLKTAFDQLNQDKEIVREYLTSKGIDTKSIIFNSVQTTEMRDNQYENGNYVGNIFKGYQLVQTLKIESEDVALIEGVSREITELLNKGVQFNSLPPRYYYTKLADLKIEMISKATEDARIRAEKIAENAGSNLGDLVSANMGVFQITGQNSGEDYSWGGAYNTSSKNKTASITMRLEYKVK; from the coding sequence ATGAAACACATTAGTGCAATTATTTTTGGAGCGGCAATTGTCATTGCTGCATATTTTTTAGGCAACGCTTATATACAAAGGGCAAACCCGCCCCAAATGATATCGGTTACAGGCTTGGGCAATGAAAATTTCACCTCTGACCTCATTGTATGGGAAGGTCAATTTTCTACCAATAGCACTGTTTTAAAAACAGCTTTCGACCAATTAAACCAAGACAAGGAAATTGTTCGAGAATATTTAACATCTAAGGGCATTGATACTAAGAGCATTATTTTTAATAGTGTTCAAACTACAGAAATGCGAGACAACCAATATGAAAATGGAAATTACGTTGGCAATATTTTTAAAGGTTACCAACTTGTACAAACTTTAAAAATAGAATCTGAAGATGTAGCTTTAATAGAAGGTGTTTCTAGAGAAATTACCGAACTTTTAAATAAAGGTGTTCAGTTTAACTCACTGCCCCCAAGGTACTATTATACAAAATTGGCAGACCTTAAAATTGAGATGATTTCCAAAGCAACAGAGGATGCCAGAATACGTGCAGAGAAAATTGCCGAAAATGCAGGTAGTAATTTAGGTGACCTGGTCTCTGCCAATATGGGTGTTTTTCAAATAACCGGTCAAAATTCTGGAGAAGACTATAGTTGGGGCGGTGCCTATAACACCTCTTCTAAAAATAAGACCGCATCAATAACTATGCGTTTAGAATATAAAGTTAAATGA
- the guaA gene encoding glutamine-hydrolyzing GMP synthase has protein sequence MQNKVLILDFGSQYTQLIGRRVRELNIFSEIKPYNKLPKDLSEYKAVILSGSPLSVRGEDAVHPDLSEIRGKKPLLGVCYGAQYLAHFNGGSVEKSNTREYGRANLSFVKENEPFFDKVDAGSQVWMSHADTIKHLPENTTLLASTHDVENAAFKFEGEETYAIQFHPEVYHSTDGKQVLENFLVHIAGMEQTWTPDAFVDKTVAELKAKIGDEKVILGLSGGVDSSVAAVLLHKAIGKNLHCIFVNNGLLRKNEFTDVLKQYEGMGLNVKGVDASARFLGDLAGESDPETKRKTIGRVFIEVFDDESHLVENAKWLAQGTIYPDVIESVSATGGPSQTIKSHHNVGGLPDFMKLKVVEPLKMLFKDEVRRVGASLGIDKALLGRHPFPGPGLAIRILGDITPEKVAILQEVDAIFIDGLKKWGLYDKVWQAGAMLLPVNSVGVMGDERTYEKCVALRAVESTDGMTADWVNLPYEFLQKTSNDIINKVPGVNRVVYDISSKPPATIEWE, from the coding sequence ATGCAAAATAAAGTCCTAATACTAGATTTTGGTTCTCAGTACACCCAATTGATTGGAAGACGCGTACGTGAACTAAACATTTTCTCCGAGATTAAACCTTATAATAAATTACCAAAAGACCTTTCTGAGTATAAAGCGGTAATACTTTCTGGATCGCCCTTATCGGTTAGGGGTGAAGATGCCGTTCACCCAGATCTGTCTGAAATTAGAGGTAAAAAACCATTATTGGGCGTTTGTTATGGCGCGCAGTATTTGGCACACTTTAATGGTGGTAGTGTAGAAAAATCGAATACACGGGAATATGGTCGTGCAAACCTTAGCTTTGTTAAGGAGAACGAACCATTTTTTGATAAAGTAGATGCAGGTAGCCAAGTGTGGATGAGCCATGCCGATACCATTAAGCATTTACCAGAAAATACAACTCTATTGGCAAGTACGCATGATGTTGAAAATGCCGCTTTCAAATTTGAAGGCGAAGAAACATATGCTATTCAGTTTCACCCAGAAGTGTATCATTCAACAGATGGAAAACAGGTGCTGGAAAACTTTTTAGTGCATATTGCCGGGATGGAACAGACTTGGACGCCAGATGCCTTTGTTGATAAAACAGTAGCTGAATTAAAGGCGAAAATAGGCGATGAAAAAGTAATCTTAGGACTATCCGGTGGTGTAGATTCTTCTGTTGCAGCTGTTTTATTACATAAGGCAATAGGTAAAAACCTGCACTGTATATTTGTAAATAACGGACTTTTAAGAAAGAACGAGTTTACCGATGTACTTAAGCAGTATGAGGGAATGGGCTTAAATGTAAAAGGTGTAGATGCTTCGGCACGCTTTTTGGGTGATTTAGCAGGAGAAAGCGATCCAGAAACTAAGAGAAAAACAATAGGTAGGGTTTTTATTGAGGTTTTTGATGATGAATCTCATTTGGTAGAAAACGCAAAGTGGTTGGCACAAGGTACTATTTATCCAGATGTTATAGAATCGGTTTCGGCAACTGGCGGACCTTCACAAACAATAAAGAGTCATCATAATGTAGGTGGTTTGCCAGATTTTATGAAATTAAAAGTGGTAGAACCTTTAAAGATGTTATTTAAGGATGAGGTAAGAAGAGTAGGTGCTAGCTTGGGCATAGATAAAGCTTTGTTGGGTAGGCATCCTTTTCCAGGTCCTGGTCTGGCAATTCGTATTCTTGGAGATATCACTCCAGAAAAAGTGGCTATTTTGCAAGAGGTGGATGCTATCTTTATTGACGGGTTGAAAAAATGGGGACTATACGATAAGGTGTGGCAAGCCGGTGCTATGTTATTGCCCGTTAACAGCGTAGGTGTAATGGGAGATGAACGTACCTATGAAAAATGCGTGGCACTTAGGGCCGTGGAAAGTACAGATGGTATGACCGCCGATTGGGTGAACTTACCTTATGAATTTCTACAAAAAACATCAAATGATATCATTAATAAAGTCCCTGGCGTTAATCGTGTCGTATATGATATAAGTTCTAAACCGCCAGCAACAATTGAATGGGAATAG
- a CDS encoding LysM peptidoglycan-binding domain-containing protein — protein MKYIFNQVYIIWAFCVLVSCTAMAQKFNTHEVKRGETLESISKLYGVSTESILQYNKEIKTGQDLRPNTILVVPSAKVATKPANTPTKNITEIAQDAENSREPIGYTEHRVKKRETIFGITQMYNITEDELKKYNPVLYASPLQKKMDLRIPKYAAPKVEDVGMNDEDFEKYIVAAKETRWSIAHKYGITIDSMLVLNPGLSKSDNYLSEGYELVMPKIAGSTVKNQVTQLYTSYTVPAKMNFYRLEKEFGVKSDEIVRLNPEITERGGLKEGMVIRIPEQKVETGDINTDNYIFYEVKPKQNEFRLTRKFDMTWAELTQLNPDLKDGLKAGMVLKLPKDKVGDFEVKNALVLDKVNLLDSINVAVKPKVLFMLPFRLDKVNLADKESAEKTIDSRRDMTVSLGLYSGALVAIDSLKSLGVSIDVKTVDNQLDLGKTKQLLQAEQLGGYSAVFGPLDNPSLKETAVQASRYNVPVLAPVTAKSDLSLENVFYSYTDEEVLWKHMLDYVENNHTDETLLIIADEDNKKEKDAIIERFPSAKVVVVKEEEKNIGINRDKLQTLLSDQVPNWVFVESDNYKLISSIVSILNSFNNTAFDPLVGKDKVSVRMFTTDMNSAFENDVISNTHLSNLKFTYPSVNKEVANSSFVDRYRKRFGDDPNKYAVRGFDLTYDLLLKLAYKNNLLEASRFIGETEYNGNKFNYQRKGVAGYYNQSSYIMMMDDLRIKTLE, from the coding sequence ATGAAATATATATTTAATCAAGTTTACATTATTTGGGCATTTTGCGTATTGGTCTCTTGCACTGCAATGGCTCAGAAATTTAATACACATGAGGTTAAAAGAGGAGAGACCTTAGAAAGTATTTCTAAATTATATGGGGTTTCTACTGAAAGTATTTTGCAGTACAATAAAGAGATAAAAACCGGTCAGGATTTAAGACCTAATACTATATTGGTAGTACCAAGTGCAAAAGTTGCGACTAAGCCGGCAAACACTCCTACCAAAAATATTACAGAGATTGCACAAGATGCAGAAAATTCTAGAGAGCCAATAGGCTATACAGAGCACCGTGTTAAGAAAAGGGAAACCATTTTTGGCATTACCCAAATGTATAATATTACCGAGGATGAATTAAAAAAATATAATCCGGTTTTATATGCCTCGCCCCTTCAGAAAAAGATGGATCTGCGTATTCCTAAATATGCCGCTCCAAAAGTTGAAGATGTGGGTATGAACGATGAAGATTTTGAAAAATACATTGTTGCCGCAAAGGAAACCAGATGGAGTATAGCACATAAATATGGCATTACCATAGATAGCATGTTGGTTTTAAATCCTGGGCTATCAAAGTCGGACAATTATTTATCTGAAGGTTATGAATTGGTTATGCCTAAAATAGCCGGTAGTACGGTAAAGAATCAGGTAACCCAATTATACACCTCTTATACGGTACCTGCAAAGATGAATTTTTATCGTTTAGAGAAAGAATTTGGAGTAAAATCAGATGAAATAGTGCGCCTTAATCCAGAAATTACAGAACGTGGTGGGTTAAAAGAGGGTATGGTTATTCGTATACCTGAACAAAAGGTAGAAACTGGTGATATTAATACGGACAACTATATTTTTTATGAGGTTAAACCAAAGCAAAACGAGTTTAGGCTGACTAGAAAATTTGACATGACCTGGGCAGAGCTAACCCAATTGAACCCTGATTTAAAAGATGGCTTAAAGGCAGGCATGGTACTTAAGTTGCCAAAAGATAAAGTAGGTGATTTTGAAGTGAAGAATGCTCTGGTATTGGATAAAGTGAATTTATTGGATAGCATTAATGTTGCCGTAAAGCCAAAAGTACTGTTCATGTTGCCATTTAGATTGGACAAGGTGAATTTGGCGGATAAGGAAAGCGCTGAAAAAACAATTGATTCTAGAAGAGATATGACCGTTAGTTTAGGTCTGTATTCCGGTGCATTGGTAGCCATAGATTCGTTAAAGTCTTTAGGAGTATCAATAGATGTGAAAACGGTTGATAATCAATTGGATTTAGGTAAGACAAAACAACTATTGCAAGCAGAACAATTAGGTGGTTATAGTGCGGTTTTTGGTCCTTTGGACAATCCTTCATTAAAAGAGACCGCAGTTCAAGCTTCTAGATATAACGTTCCGGTATTGGCGCCGGTAACGGCAAAAAGCGATTTAAGTTTAGAAAATGTGTTCTACTCTTATACGGATGAAGAGGTATTGTGGAAACATATGTTAGACTATGTTGAAAACAATCATACAGATGAAACACTTTTGATCATAGCAGATGAAGATAATAAAAAGGAAAAAGATGCTATTATAGAAAGATTTCCATCTGCAAAAGTGGTAGTCGTAAAAGAAGAGGAGAAAAATATTGGTATTAACAGAGATAAACTACAGACACTGCTATCTGACCAAGTACCTAATTGGGTTTTTGTAGAATCTGATAATTATAAGTTGATTTCAAGTATAGTCTCCATATTAAATTCATTTAATAATACTGCCTTTGATCCTTTGGTGGGTAAAGATAAAGTTAGTGTTCGCATGTTTACAACAGACATGAACTCTGCGTTTGAAAATGATGTGATTTCCAATACACATTTATCAAATTTAAAGTTCACTTACCCTTCAGTGAATAAAGAGGTTGCCAATAGTTCTTTTGTAGATAGGTATAGAAAACGCTTTGGTGATGATCCCAATAAATATGCGGTAAGAGGTTTTGATCTTACCTATGATTTGTTGTTGAAATTAGCTTATAAAAACAACTTGTTGGAAGCTTCTAGATTCATAGGTGAAACAGAATACAATGGTAATAAGTTCAATTACCAAAGAAAAGGTGTTGCGGGCTATTATAATCAATCGTCATATATAATGATGATGGATGATTTAAGAATTAAAACATTAGAATAA
- a CDS encoding OsmC family protein — MTSKVTYNGGLRTECVHLKSNNSFVTDAPVDNNGLGEAFSPTDTVATGLASCMLTMMGIKANGLEVDLKGTTASVTKHMAASPRRISKIEVEVHLPEQVSEKDRKILVHTANTCPVHYSLHPDIEKVITYYWDL, encoded by the coding sequence ATGACATCAAAAGTAACGTATAACGGTGGTCTTAGAACTGAATGTGTTCATTTAAAGTCCAACAATTCTTTTGTGACCGATGCTCCCGTTGATAACAATGGTTTAGGAGAGGCTTTTTCACCAACTGATACCGTAGCTACGGGCTTGGCAAGTTGTATGTTGACTATGATGGGTATTAAGGCAAACGGGTTAGAGGTAGACTTGAAAGGGACTACGGCATCCGTAACTAAGCATATGGCGGCCTCACCTAGAAGAATTTCTAAAATAGAGGTTGAAGTTCATTTGCCGGAACAAGTTTCTGAAAAGGATAGAAAGATATTGGTGCATACTGCAAATACATGCCCGGTACATTACAGTTTACACCCGGATATTGAAAAAGTAATCACCTATTATTGGGATTTGTAA
- a CDS encoding DUF922 domain-containing protein, with translation MGFVKRTYHIFWLLIVLCIASVQGQEEVEWSPEFRFTWKDFKGKVPSGSGAAATTASGISYDFSTFYENGEMQVDFNVYAYFYPTKSWYKPKICNDVTLLHEQLHFDITELYARKLRVKLANATFTDNVKEEVRKLYRSTIRQLNDFQNKYDAETNYSRNLPVQERWVKEIGEALDH, from the coding sequence TTGGGATTTGTAAAAAGAACATATCATATTTTTTGGCTTTTGATCGTTTTGTGCATTGCTTCTGTTCAAGGTCAAGAGGAAGTTGAATGGTCACCGGAGTTTAGGTTTACTTGGAAAGATTTTAAAGGCAAGGTTCCGTCCGGTAGTGGTGCAGCAGCTACTACGGCCAGTGGAATTAGTTATGATTTTTCTACATTTTATGAAAACGGGGAAATGCAGGTGGACTTTAATGTATACGCATATTTTTACCCCACAAAATCTTGGTATAAACCAAAAATATGTAATGATGTAACATTATTGCATGAGCAGTTGCATTTTGATATTACGGAGCTATACGCACGTAAATTAAGGGTAAAGTTGGCAAATGCCACTTTCACCGATAATGTTAAGGAAGAGGTTCGTAAATTGTATAGGTCAACCATTAGGCAGTTGAACGATTTTCAGAATAAGTACGACGCAGAGACCAATTACTCCAGAAATTTGCCTGTTCAAGAAAGATGGGTGAAAGAAATAGGGGAGGCACTTGACCATTAG
- a CDS encoding hydroxypyruvate isomerase family protein, whose translation MKRRNFIGTSAAASVGFLTTSAAVANNTKPDIKAKLKYNINHSVCYWCYGSIPFEDFLKSLVELDIRSIDLVGPEEFPLLKKYNIHASMCWGAGMGIEKGFNDLSLHDELIADYERVIPLVAEAGYTNLICFSGNRNGMDDLVGLRNCATGLKRLMPLAEKHGVVLQMELLNSKVNHKDYMCDNSEWGVSLCEAIGSEHFKLLYDIYHMQIMEGDIIRNIENYHQYYGHYHTGGNPGRHEIDETQEIFYPAVMKAILKTGYKGHVAQEFVPSWENKLDALKQGVTICDI comes from the coding sequence ATGAAAAGAAGAAATTTTATTGGAACCTCAGCGGCTGCCTCTGTTGGTTTCTTAACTACATCTGCCGCAGTGGCAAACAACACCAAACCTGACATTAAGGCTAAATTAAAATACAATATAAACCATAGTGTTTGTTATTGGTGTTACGGCAGTATTCCTTTTGAAGATTTTCTTAAAAGCTTAGTGGAACTTGACATTAGATCGATTGATCTAGTTGGACCAGAAGAATTTCCTCTTCTAAAAAAATACAATATTCATGCATCTATGTGCTGGGGAGCAGGTATGGGTATTGAAAAAGGTTTTAACGACCTTTCTTTACACGATGAACTTATTGCTGATTACGAACGCGTAATTCCCCTTGTTGCTGAAGCTGGCTACACCAACTTAATTTGTTTTAGCGGTAACAGAAACGGAATGGACGACCTTGTAGGTTTGCGCAATTGTGCAACCGGATTAAAGAGGCTAATGCCTTTGGCAGAAAAACATGGTGTTGTTCTTCAAATGGAATTATTGAACAGTAAAGTAAACCACAAAGATTATATGTGCGACAATTCCGAATGGGGCGTTTCTCTTTGTGAGGCTATTGGATCTGAACATTTTAAACTTCTATATGATATTTACCATATGCAAATAATGGAGGGCGATATTATAAGAAATATTGAAAACTACCATCAATATTATGGTCATTACCATACAGGAGGTAACCCTGGCAGACATGAAATAGATGAAACCCAAGAAATTTTCTATCCTGCAGTCATGAAAGCTATTTTGAAAACAGGTTATAAGGGTCATGTTGCACAAGAGTTTGTACCTAGTTGGGAAAATAAATTAGATGCCTTAAAGCAAGGTGTCACTATTTGCGACATATAA
- a CDS encoding DUF3820 family protein, translated as MEIIPDKEKLIELAHYRMPFGKYKGRYLVDLPEPYLVWFQQKGFPDGKLGDLLRSMLEIKTNSLESVIRKIQKHFPKETR; from the coding sequence ATGGAAATAATTCCCGATAAGGAAAAATTAATAGAGCTGGCACATTATAGGATGCCATTTGGTAAATATAAGGGCAGGTACTTGGTAGATTTACCAGAACCCTATTTGGTGTGGTTTCAACAAAAAGGGTTTCCTGATGGTAAATTGGGAGATTTGTTGCGATCTATGCTAGAAATCAAAACAAACAGCTTAGAATCGGTAATTCGAAAAATACAAAAACATTTTCCTAAGGAAACCCGTTAA